A genomic window from Martelella lutilitoris includes:
- a CDS encoding peroxiredoxin — protein sequence MSDVKEGEKAPDFTLPVAEGQVFSAADAKGKWLVLYFYPKDDTKGCTVEAVAFTALADEFEKAGAVVIGVSPDTLQSHARFAKKHDLAVLLGSDEDHSVAKAYGVWKEKSMYGRKFMGIERSTFLIGPDGVLKKIWRKVKVDGHAEAVLAEVGGEG from the coding sequence ATGAGCGACGTGAAAGAGGGCGAAAAGGCCCCTGATTTTACCCTGCCGGTTGCCGAAGGGCAGGTTTTCTCAGCTGCCGATGCGAAGGGCAAGTGGCTTGTGCTTTATTTCTATCCGAAGGATGACACCAAGGGCTGCACGGTCGAGGCCGTCGCCTTCACCGCCCTCGCCGACGAATTCGAGAAGGCGGGCGCGGTCGTTATCGGCGTTTCGCCCGATACGCTTCAAAGCCACGCCCGCTTCGCGAAGAAGCATGACCTTGCCGTGCTGCTCGGCTCCGACGAGGACCACAGCGTCGCCAAGGCCTATGGCGTGTGGAAGGAAAAGAGCATGTATGGCCGCAAATTCATGGGCATCGAACGCTCCACCTTCCTGATCGGGCCGGACGGCGTTCTCAAAAAGATATGGCGCAAGGTCAAGGTCGACGGCCATGCCGAGGCCGTACTTGCCGAAGTCGGGGGAGAAGGCTGA
- a CDS encoding DEAD/DEAH box helicase — translation MTSFSDLGLSPKVLSAVTEAGYSEPTPIQAGAIPHALTRRDVCGIAQTGTGKTASFVLPMLTLLERGRARARMPRTLILEPTRELAAQVAENFEKYGKKHKLNVALLIGGVSFDEQDRKIERGADVLIATPGRLLDHTERGKLLMTGVEIFVIDEADRMLDMGFIPDIERIAKLIPFTRQTLFFSATMPAEIQKLADRFLQNPARIEVAPPSSTAATVEQKLVASKAKDYEKRETLRAIIDQQDDLKNAIIFCNRKKSVADLLRSLQRHEYACGALHGDMDQHSRTTILQNFRDGKLPLLVASDVAARGLDIPDVSHVFNYDVPIHAEDYVHRIGRTGRAGRKGKAFTIATAKDAKFVDAIEKLIDRKIDWVDGPPSSHADAETDEKPAPRARRGARKQTSAADGKSEAKALPRSEPKAAPQQDNHAARPANAANAKPAGGRPANDDRKRSRRRDRDDEPTPVGFGDDIPAFMLIGAKN, via the coding sequence TTGACCTCATTTTCAGATCTTGGGCTCAGCCCCAAAGTACTTTCCGCCGTAACCGAGGCCGGTTACAGCGAACCGACGCCCATCCAGGCGGGCGCGATACCGCACGCACTGACCCGCCGCGACGTTTGCGGCATCGCCCAGACCGGCACCGGCAAGACCGCCTCTTTCGTGCTGCCCATGCTGACGCTTCTGGAGCGCGGCCGCGCCCGCGCCCGCATGCCGCGCACGCTGATCCTCGAGCCGACGCGCGAACTCGCGGCGCAGGTTGCGGAAAATTTCGAGAAATACGGCAAGAAACACAAGCTCAACGTCGCGCTCCTGATCGGCGGCGTCTCCTTTGACGAACAGGACCGCAAGATCGAACGCGGCGCCGATGTGCTGATCGCCACGCCCGGACGCCTGCTCGACCATACCGAGCGCGGCAAGCTTTTGATGACCGGCGTCGAGATTTTCGTCATCGACGAGGCCGACCGCATGCTCGACATGGGCTTCATTCCCGATATCGAGCGGATCGCCAAGCTCATTCCGTTCACGCGCCAGACCCTGTTCTTCTCGGCCACAATGCCGGCCGAGATCCAGAAGCTTGCCGACCGGTTCCTGCAGAACCCGGCCCGCATCGAAGTCGCGCCGCCCTCCTCCACGGCCGCGACGGTGGAGCAGAAGCTCGTCGCCTCGAAGGCGAAGGACTACGAGAAGCGCGAGACTCTGCGCGCGATCATCGACCAGCAGGACGACCTGAAGAACGCGATCATCTTCTGCAACCGCAAGAAATCGGTCGCCGACCTGCTGCGTTCGCTGCAGCGCCACGAATATGCCTGCGGCGCGCTGCACGGCGACATGGACCAGCATTCGCGCACCACGATCCTGCAGAATTTCCGAGACGGGAAGCTGCCGCTGCTGGTGGCCTCGGACGTCGCGGCCCGCGGGCTCGACATTCCCGATGTCAGCCACGTGTTCAACTATGACGTTCCGATCCATGCGGAAGACTATGTGCATCGCATCGGCCGCACCGGACGCGCCGGCCGCAAGGGCAAGGCCTTTACCATCGCCACGGCGAAGGATGCCAAGTTCGTCGACGCGATCGAGAAACTGATCGACCGGAAGATCGACTGGGTGGACGGCCCGCCCTCTTCTCACGCCGATGCGGAAACCGACGAAAAGCCGGCGCCGCGCGCGCGCCGCGGAGCCAGGAAGCAGACGTCCGCCGCCGACGGCAAAAGCGAGGCCAAGGCGCTGCCCAGGTCCGAGCCGAAGGCTGCGCCGCAGCAGGACAACCACGCCGCAAGGCCGGCCAATGCGGCGAATGCCAAACCCGCCGGCGGCAGGCCCGCCAATGACGACCGGAAGCGCTCGCGCCGCCGCGACCGGGACGACGAGCCGACGCCCGTCGGCTTCGGCGACGATATTCCCGCATTCA